The sequence CGTGAGGGATGTGTACTCACAACctgtgttgacaggctagtgatacagtatTTCGAAACCTCAAAGCATTCGGTTAAAACAATAAGATACATTAAGAATTCATATTACTTTTATCAACAATATGTCTGATATTCAATCAACAATACAGTTTATAGATCAGTCTCTGTGGACGTGTCAGTAACAAACAATTGCGCACAATTTTTGACGTAGAACATTAATACAAATGATGTTCATTTGCCTTTAGTGTGTGTAGAGATTGTGTATCATAAATTCATACACTATATCCTTTGTTTTCTATTCCATAAATAGTGATTGTCTAGTGCTTTCGTAAGCTTTCTACATGTTGTTCTTGTTGTTATTATCTCTAGCAGGACTATGTTATAACAACAACCTGGTAACACATTTACAACTTTAACAGTCTGGTAATAACACAACAGAACATGCACTTCGTTATGATGGAACATACCTGTTACAACTTGAAAAAAACtatggaaaacaaaaaaatcagtcTGGTGCGATTATAAAACAAGAGCTACAAATTTCTGTAATTACTTACTATTTTATTGCAGTTTCAATGAAATATAGTcactgattttcaaaaattgcaaATACATAGCTACTACCCCTCACCATACAACCCTTATAACTAATATCTAGGTTTATGTTCAAACCAAATCTATTAAAGGAAACCAATGAAAATCCTTTTATCATGTGTTGTCTTCTTCTGTGATGCGTACTGCTAGTGCATCAAGTCAACTTAAGGTTGATAACATTCGAAGTGTTTTGTGTGTGTCCTTTATGTTTACTGATAAGTCGATTTCTGTATAATTCAAGTTTACACCAACGAGCAAAATGACTTGaatcatttgaaaaatgtaCATAACGCTTTTCGCCAAGCTTTCTTCGAGCCCTTTTCATCACCTCTTCTGGATCGTAGACAGTATACTTAGTGTTGGAAAAGTCAGTTACTTTAACACTTCCATCGAACGGAATTCTTAACGTTTCCTCTCgaatttttctatgtttatgCAAACCACGAAATGCGTAATGAGCTATTTTACACTGCAGTGAACTAGCGTGTGGTTTGATTTCAAGTACGACAGCAGAATGCCAGCATCTGTAATATTTGTATGTAATTATATCTCCGATGTTCAagtcagcttttgattttatcgACTTTTTCGATACATTTAATAAATGTGTATTTCTCTCGAAACACGGTGTACAGAGCATTCCTTTTTCATGTAAGATTTTATTTCGAAGAACTTCATCACTTATACCTTGAAATCCTTGATTTACAAATAGCCGCTTTATCATTCTTATTTTGCCTATTTGCAAGCTGAGACTCTCTCCTGTAACGCAGTGTGTTGCGAAATGCTCGCAGTTATTATTTAGCAAGTTGTATTTGAAACCCGGGTTTGATCTCTCTGTGTTTGCCCTTTCAACAATCCTTTCGGGcgaaaaatgttcaattgtgtctgaatatttatataccatcactttattctttttcaaatttatttgtttcgtTTCACGTAACAGTTTTGCTATGCTACTAAATGGCCGTAAGCAGCAATACATGGCACCAACTGTCGTGTTTGATGCATGTACAATTTCTACGGTTACtttatgatctttcttatttgaATGTATTATATCCACTACAATTGCATGGTGATCATATATACGTCCATGGAATTTGATATGATCCCCTCTTTTTATTTCATCTCTTTTAAAAACCTGTATGGGTTTTACACATTCAAGGCATGCAACGGGTTTTGGCTTTGATGTTTTATTACCATCAGATTCATCATGAACTTctattatattttctattttgtcaatTTCTGGAGCTTTTTCGATTTCATCTTCTTCAACTATCTCCCTGAAACTAGGTGTTTCTATACTTGTTTGCCGTTGCGTTGTTAAATCTTTTACGGTATCGTCAGATGGAGATCTTTGAAGAAAAGTCTGCCTGAGATTGAAATCAGTTTTAAACTCTAATTTTTTGTTGCAACTGTAACTTTTACTTTTCCTGAAAAAAAGAGCAAACCATTCCAAGAAACTCTTATCGTATTAAAGAAGCTACCACGAAACATTCCCTTTTCAGTAAAATATGATAAAGTATTCGACTATGTTTCATTTAATTCACTAACAAATAAACTTTAGAAATTAATGCTGATACAATAACGACAAATTGATCTTAcctcattttaaaaaaaattgctatacTTAAATAACCATGTTGGCTCGTGCATGTCTAATATTGAATTAAACACACCTTGAACAGTTAACCAGGTGAATTGGTAAAATTATACTTTGgaatatttaaatacatgttgtaAAACGTGAAaatccatatttgtttttcgataTTTCACATGTGTTTTGGCTATTAATCTTAATACGGATTtctgtgttattaaaatttgctgttacaaaatgatagaaattattataaattaaggaatatatctccctcatgcaaagctctgattccttcacggatttggctatacttttcggaccttttggattatagctcttcatcttttatataagctgaagagacatgtattgtcgaaatgcgcatttggtgcaagaaaattggtaccgttaatttaattaaCATACTAGTTTAGTATAGACCAAAAGATAGACCCCTACTGGTATATAACGTAAGACATAAGACAGTCTTCTCGTTGCTTTTTAAAGATTGAAATCAGGTAATGTTGTATGCTTTTTATGTTTTAGTATTCTTTGCAGTTTGAGAGATTAACTATATCAACATAATCATGAATACTAGTATAAATCTACCGTTcaataaaatacgaaaaaagaTCACAgcaaactttattgtttttcttagGAAATATAAGTACTCGAGGTCAATATACAGTAAATACGATATGCCACTGATTCTGTTCCAATTTGCATTAAACTTTGGCTTgttaaactgattaaaaatcaaaacgtgaatcatttatattattttattttgaagcttttttattattttaattagtactaaaaaaattaacatagaaCAACTGAAAACGTactaagatttgttttataatcttcAATTCCTAAAtaactgttcatttttataGTGATATGTTGTAgatacattatttttgttttaatagtgTAAAATAATGGAACAGGCAATTTATTGACCTTATTGTTTGTAGACCTGctatttaacataaaaacacTAAAGTCAAAAGAACAGTGTTGTTTATTATATGCGGTTTTTAATGTCCAGTAAGGTCTTCGCCATACAATCAAACTTTCCATAAAATTAACAATCGAAACAAATCTAACACTAAATAATAAAGTGATCCCTgtcagaaaatgattttctccAAATAGCATTTACAGTTTAACATACCATTatacttatataaaataaaaataaatcagatCGAAGCACACTagaaaaactttgaatttaattACCGAACCATGAAAGTCAGTCAAGCAAGTCAAGTATAGCCACCAGtacaaccaattttcaaaactcataattttattttgaaggtTCCTGCTATGTTTATACTACACTAGacttttttcagttttgaaattgctatatatagaaagatattgtgctttatttgtattgtatatatatattaatattgagaaaggaaatggtgaatgtgtcaaagcggcaacaatccgaccatagagcagacaacagccgaaggccaccaatgagtcttcaatatagcgagaaTTCCCCCAACCGTAGgtgttcttcagctggcccctaaaaaatatgtatactagttaagtgataatggacgtcatactaaactccgaattatacacaagatactaaaattaaaaatcatacaagactaacaaaggttagaggctcctgacttgggactattatttgtttctaccattactatttaaaatatagattttttttataaaacttcaaaTCTCTAGCGTCTTTTACTGAACGTTAGCAAATTCATGTAAAGTTGAAGACAGTTATCAGCAAAATCGGTGAAAATAaatagagatattttcaaaatgtttcttaaA is a genomic window of Mytilus trossulus isolate FHL-02 chromosome 1, PNRI_Mtr1.1.1.hap1, whole genome shotgun sequence containing:
- the LOC134696258 gene encoding uncharacterized protein LOC134696258, with the protein product MSLQCKIAHYAFRVLHRHRKIREESLRIPLDGSVKVTDYSNNGYSVYDPKEVVDRARKGKDQLPSAPKSIQFFIKCIDSAHVFTNVRKSKSYSCNKKLEFKTDFNLRQTFLQRSPSDDTVKDLTTQRQTSIETPSFREIVEEDEIEKAPEIDKIENIIEVHDESDGNKTSKPKPVACLECVKPIQVFKRDEIKRGDHIKFHGRIYDHHAIVVDIIHSNKKDHKVTVEIVHASNTTVGAMYCCLRPFSSIAKLLRETKQINLKKNKVMVYKYSDTIEHFSPERIVERANTERSNPGFKYNLLNNNCEHFATHCVTGESLSLQIGKIRMIKRLFVNQGFQGISDEVLRNKILHEKGMLCTPCFERNTHLLNVSKKSIKSKADLNIGDIITYKYYRCWHSAVVLEIKPHASSLQCKIAHYAFRGLHKHRKIREETLRIPFDGSVKVTDFSNTKYTVYDPEEVMKRARRKLGEKRYVHFSNDSSHFARWCKLELYRNRLISKHKGHTQNTSNVINLKLT